DNA from Ignavibacteria bacterium:
CGCTTCTATCATACGGCCGATTGAACCGTAGAGCGTTCCCGGTCCCATCTTCACTTTTCCTTGCGAATCCATTTCTACTTGCTTCATTATTCCATATCCGTGACGCTCTTCCATGGAGAGTGCGAGCAGAATGTGAAGCACTGCAGGAGTTAAAGGATTTTTAGAAGTATTATTTGCCATGCTTATACAATATATCCGTAACGGATATATTTGTCAAGACAGTTTTAAACACTAAAGATTCTATTGCAATTTTTGATTAGTAAGTGAATTGTTAATGTTCTGATAAAACGTTATTTTGAACCTTATTTAAATCCGGAGCCGTAGTTCAGTTTGGTTAGAACGCTTGACTGTCACTCAAGAGGTCGCGGGTTCGAGTCCCGTCGGTTCCGCTCGAATAAGTTACTGAAAAATTAAAGGGTTAGAATGCAATTTCTAACCCTTTTTTGTTTAAACTTATTAATATGCAGCGGATTTTAATAAACTTTAATTCTAAATTTATTATGTTCATCTCTCAAACTATCACTTTTTATATTAGTATATACTTAATTGTTGAAATGCATGATATTGAAAATTAATAATAGTATTAGAGTATGACGATTGTCAGGGAACTACATTACTTAATTAAAACCATTCGTTTTGTCTCAACAAAATTTTCAACTTTAATTTTATAAAAATAAATACCGCTTCCTAACATTGAAGCATCAAATTCTTTTTCATAACTGTCAGCTTGCAAATCCCCATTTACTAATTCAGTAATTCTTTTTCCTGTTATATCAAAAACTTCAAGCTTCACAAAAGAATTTTTAGTTAAATCAAACCTTATGATAGTGGATGGATTAAAGGGATTAGGATAATTTTGGTATAATGAAAATTTATCGTGGATGTTATCAGAGATTGTTTTCACATCGATTGTAGTCAAATCAACCTTTGCCGTCCAAACCTGATATATGCCCGTTGAATTATCCATCCAAACGGGAAATAAAAATCCGTTTGAATAAATCATTCCGATATTATCACCCTGATTTCCAGCGCCAGTGCCGCCTACTGCTTTCGGTTTGAATTTATGGTCACTGATTTTTGTGTCAGTCCAAGTGTCGCCGCCATTATTTGAATGAGAAATAAAAACTTCTACGGAATCAGG
Protein-coding regions in this window:
- a CDS encoding helix-turn-helix transcriptional regulator — its product is MANNTSKNPLTPAVLHILLALSMEERHGYGIMKQVEMDSQGKVKMGPGTLYGSIGRMIEAGLIRESDRKIDPEMDDERRVYYKITGAGQEALSAELERYREVVTVAEQKRLLPNTLAYDA